The Eubalaena glacialis isolate mEubGla1 chromosome 16, mEubGla1.1.hap2.+ XY, whole genome shotgun sequence genome segment TTGATCCACTTATGTCCCAGGGGAACTTTCTTTGGAGTGGTAAAGTTCTTGTTTGCATGTCACTGTTCTTCATGGAAACTGTATGCATGGTAGCATTCTTGCTTGCACTGTTTTCCTTACTTAAGAAAAAGAAGTTTCAGTTGGCTAAAAGATTATCTTCTTTGTAGGCCCCAAAAAACTTTTTCATGAAGAGTGTAAAGGGGGTGAGGATAGGTGAGCTAAGCACAATTTTTAATTTAGACTCTGAAAAGGTATATTATTCTAAACATGTTTGGTATGCCCATATAGGCCTTTAAAAATGGTTTGTATGTTAATGACTTGTTTATCTAATGTGCACTGAACATTTTACATTAATACTGTACTGTTTTACAGTAATACTGCATGCTTTTCTATGTGAATTGAATAAAGGATGTCATAAGCACTGTAATCCTTGATGTTGTCTCATGTTGAATTAGCCTATAAAGACCagtaaaacttaccattttttattgatcttttaatATAGGGGTTGGTGGACTATGGCCTGTGGTCCAAATTCTGGCCTGTACCTGTTTTTGTGAAAGGCCTGTAAACCAAAAATGGTTTATAGATTtttaatggcttttaaaaatccaaagaatattatacaacacaggaaaatgatatgaaattcaaatttcagtgcttTTAAATAAAGTCTTATTAGAACACGGCTGCACTTACTTGTTTACATTTTATCTAGGACTGCTTTTGCACTGaaacagcagagttgaatagtcttaacagagaccatatggcccacaaagcctaaaatatttactgtttggccttttacagaaaaatttgctGACCTCTGTTATAATAGACTCAGGATTCAACAAAaccataaaagtataaaaagtcACTTTTGTGATTTGGAGAATCATGACCTCTACTTTTAGAAGTAATAAGAGCCTCCTCCCCTCAAAAAGGCTTAATATAAAGCGTAATTTTTGTTCTATCATATTTTTTCCAATAAGTATTTATGCATTACTTTGTCTTTCTGATAATGTTTAAGCTAATGGATACTTTCAGAGATATTGCAGTTTAAATATCTTTGACAATGTGGATATGCATTTGAAATTCTATTAAGTGTAGAAATATAACATTTTTCTGAATAGAGTAAATTTGGGGGTAAACCTCACTCTAATTCTGTCTGTAACTCTTTTTTTTACCATGACTGTGTTAGTTTTTAATACAAACTGACACTGTGCCATGGAAATGCAGAGTGTGTAACCTGATTTACTAGTGCCTAACCGGGTGAGGGTGTCTCTATTGGGCCAGAGTATTTCCTAGCTGCTTCAGAAACACTGCTCCATTCTCTCCAAAACAATAtttcatatattaaattttaaaaaaactgtgacATTCCTCAGTTGAAGGAAATAATCTGTGCAGGATCTGATTTTAATGACACGTTCTCATTTGTACTCCTAATCTCTTTACCATAATCTGAAATGTCATGACAAATATGGtgatctcatttaaaaatatatccattatatatacacaccctAAAGCAAGACAAATACTTTTTATTGAAACCAAGTACTTAGCTAACCTCTATCTCATGTAATCTTCTTTTCAAACTCTGTGAGCCAAGAATTAATTTTCCCCAGTTTACAAATAAGTGAATTGAGAATTAGTTGTCACACAGCTAGAATGAGTTTAGAACCCTGTGTTGGAGCTGGGCCTCTGACTCCAGACCTTGTACTCTTCCTCCCTCATGCATGGGATGCATGGGAGTTCACATTTATAGGCCAAAGGATGAATGGGTTTGAAGTTTCCAGGGATTCTTTTTAAAGTAGTATTTTGGAAGTATTAGCATGTTTCTTTTCAAGTAGCATTTAATTCCTGACTGTGTCCTCGATCTAAGTCTACCACTAAGTGGAAGCTCAGTGATGGGAGTTGTGTGTGTGCCACTTTTAAGTTTATAAAGATTCACATTAACTCTGACATTTAGATGAATTTCAAAATAGCGCTAAGGCTATGTTAGAAAAAGATGCGCTAGTGATAAAGGGAAAAGACACATCAGTTCATGTCTTTATAAAAACAGTATCTTCTGACtgctcatctttttaaaatgctgtggCTAAGAGAATGTGACATGATGTTAGATATTATTTTGACATGACCTTTAgtgtttatcttttaatttttaaaatcttcatccCATCCAAAATGACAAGTCTTTTTCCTGTTCTAATGGATCAACTGAGACTTAAACTGAAAATGTCAGACTTGAAGATATATAGTCCCTTAATTTCAAATCTGCTCTGTTTTCTCATAAGTTCGTTTGTATTTACGCTGGTTTGAAACCTCTAAAGGTACCACTGAACAAGGGAAGAACTTCAGTCTTGATTCTTAAGATGTTTCAGGAACCTGTTTCTATATACTTGAATGGTTTCAATTCAAAGTGTAATACATGCACTAGACTTTTTCCCCCCTCACTTTTGTACCTGTGAATGATATTTGTAGAGAACAGTTTAGTTTCATGGAGTGTGGCCTATTTAGAAGGGTTTCCCAAGGCCTCATAAGAAGGTCTTTCATTCCTATTCGCGGGAGTCCTACAACAGTCTTTGCCTATATGATGTAACCCGATCCTTTTAATAATACTTGGCAGAGAGAAAACCTTTTAAGCAGTGATCTCAGAGTGCATAAGCGAACATTTATTGCCTAATTCTCGGAACCCCACTCTGAGGGAGGAAGCTGCAGCTTTCTTTTAAGAACCCATCTGAAGCTTAGGCTTGGATGATCTTCAGTTTGACTGATAGAGGCAGCCTAGAATAAGTTCGATTGAAGCTCCATTTCTTGAAACAAGGTAGATTTCTAGGTCTGCTGTGTCTTAACAGGGAGCAGACCCCctctaataaatgttagttgcatTAACCAAGTGTGTAGAAGTGTGCGCCTAGTGTGACACATAATTTGGGGATGTGAACATCCAGTACCCTAGGGCAAAGATTTGACTTAGGCATTTACTGAGACTTTCTGTGAGGAAGGAGGACCTAGTTCTGGACcattttaattcttataacactGGTGAGTAGAAACGTGTCTGTATTGGGGATAGCGTGGAGCAGAAAGGAAACCAGGCTGCTTCACTGAAGTGCTGTTTGTATTGGGTCTTTAAGGATGACTAAGAGTTTGATGCGGAAGAGGACATCTCTTCTGCGCCTATGTCCGCTCTCCTGCAAGGGGGTGCCTATTCATCAGATGTCTCAGAAGAGGTGCTGAAGGAACCATTCCCTAACATCAGGGCTCCTGATTGAAAAGGTTTCCCGATTGCCCCAGCCTGAGCTGGCAAGTTTGGCTTTGGTCCGCCTCCTCTCTCTGAGCATCCCCTGAGACTCTAGGCTCAGCCTCGCCGCCAGGACCGGCGGCCTGCTGGCGAGACTGTGATTCCCAGAAGGCTAGAAGGCTCAGGAGGTGGCAGGGCTGGCCCATCATCTGTCCATTAAGCCGAGGCTTGGCGCTCCGAGGACCGGAAGGCGCGACCTCGCTTCACTCACTGGGTCATCtttgtgctgggggtggggaggtgaggtcTGGCCCGCCCGCCTCGGCTACGATCCCGCTTTCCTTCCTCTGATTCCGGCGAACCCCTCCTTCCCGGATTCTCGAAGCCAGTGCCGCTGCCCCTTCTCCCGGGAGGACAGATCTGCCGGTGCCCCTCTGGATCGGAGTTTCCCGCGCTCTTGAGGGCGCTCTCAGCTGCTCCCGCCAGGGCCCCGCCCAAAGAAAGGACCAGCTCTGCGGTTTCCTTTCGTTTTATTACTACTCGCGAAACCTGGCGATTAAGACGCGAAACCAACAAAGAGTTTTCTTTCCACCTTAACCTTGCACACAATCctttaacaaattaattaatcCTAATGAATTAacacttcatttatttaaacGCGCTACAGTCCATGAATTAAATTTTCATGCAGTGATTAAAGGCTGTTAAAATATGCATGATTTcgttaaaattttataataaatcaggGCAATGTGTTACATGACAAGGCAACTATTTCCCAGTCCCTCGCAAGGGGCTTTGATTTGTGCAGGCGGCGGGGAGGAGGGGCGGCTGGCGGCGGCGCCTGCGAGCTTCGGAGCCGGGCGACAGGACCCAGCTCCGCACTTCGGCGTGTGGACTCGAGGCTTCGCGCTGTCCTCGGGGTGTCTGGACCCTCCTGGGGATCCCGCTCCTGCAGGCCGAGCCGAGCCTGCGGAGGGCGACGGGCGCTCGCCTCTCGGTTCCCGGAACTGCGCTCGCGGGGGTCTGGGGGTCCTCTGCGGTCCTTTTGCGCCAGCGGAGCTGCCTCCCACCAACGCGCGCGTGTGGCCGAGTGGGAGCGGCGGGCCCGCGGCTCTCCTGGGAGAGGAAGGCGACACAACTTCCATCTCGTCGCGTGGGGTCAGGGGCGGTCGTGtctgttgtagagttggtttgttCGTTGTTGTTCTTAACCAGGAGACCTCGAAGCCCCTTCTCTGACCAGCGCGTTCTCCCTTTTTGGAAAGGGCCTGGGCGGGGCGGGAGCAGCTCTGCTTCCCTTGGGACCTAAACCACAGGGGCCCGTGGCCAAGCGTTAGCGGTCCAGCATTGTCACTTAGACAGTGAAACTTGTTCTGGCAACTAGCGGGCGAGGGAGGCCGTGCCCCTGCTAGGACGGAGACGTAGTCCTACATCATCCCTAGGGCTTTCACAAGGTAGGTGGGTTTAAGTCCACCGAGGGGTTAGGgtggagattatatatatatatacacctagaTCTCTACAGATGTAACGCCAAGAGAGATAATGACCGGCAGTGAACTTTACTGCCGCATCATTCGGATCCCAAGTGTGTGTATCAGGGACATCTCGGAGTGGGGTGCTCGACATCCAGGAAAACGTTCCCAACGGAAGTGGCATTTGAATTAAACGGCTAGAAGAACGAAAACACTGGGTTTTCCAGCGCTTACTCGAGAACCTCCTCCTCAGGTTCCAGCTGGGAGCCTCACAGGAGCTGATCACCACCGGCCTTAATAACTCACCCACCCCGGCCTTTGGGACCGAGGGAGACAAGCGGCCGCGGGTGCGGGCAGAGCGGGGTAGAAAGGAAGGACAGTGGCCTGTGGGAAATCTCCCAGCTCTCGCCAACGAGAGCGTGGCTGAGAACTCTCGCCTTGGGCTGAGCGGTGGCACAGGGCAGGGCGGCCTCCCAGGACGGCCTTGCGGGCTGGGCGGGCGAGGAGCCCAGTGCCCACACCGCGGGAGGGACGGGGCCGGAATGAGCAAGGGTCAGTGCTTAGAGAGACCCAGGATCAAAGCTGCCCAGGTTTGACGCTGGCAAGGCCGCCAGGAGGGGAAGCACGGCACTAGTCCCTCCTCTGTCCCACCCTTCGGACAGAGGGTGTCTGAGCGGAAGGGAGCCGGACCTCCCAAGTGCCGCCCCTCTTCCGAGAACcgacacccccccccgccccctcccaatTCTAGGCCTCCTAGTCCTCTGCTGGCCAGTTCATTCCCACCGCTTAAAACAACCCAAGCGGCCTCGGAAGCCGGCCGACTCTACGCTCTGGCGACTTCCCCTGCGCAGGGCGCTGGCTGCGCGGTGAACGGGCCGAGTTTCTGGGCGGCAGCCGGGAGGAAACGTGGCGCCCCGCATCTGCGAGGAGCAGAGCTCCGTCTTGGGCCGCCCGGGTTTGCAGGTTGTTCCAGATCCCCGCGTTTGGGCAAGAACGTGAGGCCCGATCCCCTTCTCTTGTACTCGCACAATCTCCACTCACTTCAGTGCACATTCCTCAGGACCACcgctccccccctcccccgccccccggcgTCCCCGAATGCGGATAAATAAATCAGGTTCAAGcccagaggtggggctggggagagggaggcgtGCAGGTAGGGGCTGCTGAGTCCAGAGCTAACTTTCCCCGCGCCGCTTCGGAAGAAGAAAGGCTGCCCAGCCAGTGGCAGCTGTGGAGGGGGCGGGGTGCTTAAAGGCGAGCAGCATTCACCCCCAGCCGGTCCCGCCCTTGCGCTGCGCCTCTCCCGCGGGTCTTCACTGCAGCCTACCAACGTCTGCTCCCTAAGCCCGGGAAAGAGGCGCTGCGAAAGGAAATGTGAAGCGGGGCCTGCCAACGAAGGaggagaaaattaattaatgaggGAAAGAAATGTGTTTCTGATCCAGATGATAGACTCCCTATCCCTGGGGGCGGAAATTCCTTGGAAATCAATAGCTGTGCATTCATTATCTCCCTCTTGATAAAATGCAAAGCTATGAGATCGGTTGAGGAGGGAATCTGTGTTGGTCAttaaacaggaaggaaaaaaaaaaaaagaaaaaaaacaaaccccaaccTGCCCAGGATTCTATGCCAAGGCTCAGACCCCACGTGGGCATCACTAGCTCTGGCAGGGGCCATCTAGTTACTGCACTTgccaaacccagaaaacaaagcagTGACATTGATGGACTGAGCCCCAGTCCACCACCCTTCCCTTTCACTGCCCTGGGGAGAGTAGGGAAACGCTTGATAAGGTCCAAGGAACTACCGGCAGATCTACCACCGTGTCCCACTCTCTAGCCTGGGGCTGAGGCCCAGCAGGGATGTGACAGGATAATTCTCCAAGCAGCATCCCCTACCCCACCCGGTATTTCTATACAATTCCCTCTCATCGCACCTGTCACGCCTGTACCACAAAAACACCCCCTTCACCTGTAGCTACCCCACTCTCATAGACTGCCACCGCCCGAAGGCAGATGCCTGTATTTTATACCTCATTTTATCTCCAGTGTCTTGCCCTGGCCCAGACTGGTGCTCAGCAAGCATTTGAGGAAGGAAGGTAGGGTAGAAAGTAAATGAGGGAAGGATGAGATAAATGACTTTGGAAAAATTGCTGGCTGGAATCAAGATAGACAGCTCTGCGTGGGGACAGCACGCCCTTCTGTTTCAATCTGCATCTCCTTTTCAGGGAGAGAGGAGACCCCTTCGGTGATCTTCCGGCTTGCCCCCCACTCCCCATTGGTCCTGGCTTGCTGaactctctttgtttttctcccgGCCCTCGCCGtctgccttctcttccttcctacaCACGTGTATTGTTCTATGGGGTATTTTCACTCTGTGACAAGCACCCTTCCTAAGTGCCAGGGTGGACACAGATGTGCCCTAAATGGGCTTCCAATCCATTAGTGGGGTGAGGGAGGTAGTGAGATGGGAATTGTACCCAGGGCCCTATTTCTAGCCCTGGGGGAAAGTGAGACATTGTGAGCAAAGGTCTGAGCCCACCCTAAGCTGGGCAGGGACTCTGGTTGTCCAAAAAGAAGTGAACTAGGAGAGGAGTCTGGACAAGGAGATGAAGTCTTGACCTCAGGCCAGGGACCTCCCCGCTGGGTTAATTAGCGCTCTCTCAGTGTTGGAGGGTAAACCGAGATGAGCTTCGGGTACTCAGGGGCTCACCTCTCTCTCTCAGAGTCCATGTGGCCCCAAAACTGTGCTATTTGCGTTTGTTTCCCCTGCACTCTTTGGGGTCCCTAAAAGCCAGCGTTtccctgggggaagggggagacagGATTTAGGCGCTCATCCTCTGCGgggcccttccttcccctccacccagaCCCCCCGACCCCCTAACGCAGGCGAGCTCAGGGAACCGCCGCGGTGGGTGTCAGGAAGGATTAAGTTAAGCCTGGACACCCGGTGCGAAGACTACCGTAGGACTCATTCGCTCCCTCCAGCGATGTCCTGCTCGTGGTTCATTCCCCGTAGAGATAAAGTTGCACTTAGCACTCCCAAGGGACCGCGTAATGGATGGAAACGAGGCTCCGTCTCACACTAGCAAGTGAACATCCTTCTTACTCCCCTCTCGGGCTGCaagggggtagggggagggggaaaggtagagagaaaagaaaagacagaaagaaaaaagaaaaaagaaaaaagccctgGTGACGCCTCTGGGCTCTTCTTGGAATTTGAGTAGGGAGCGTGTCCGCTAAATACACACGCGTTTATCCAAAGAAAAGATCCAAGCGAACGCAAATTTAGGTTTATAGAAATGAGATCTAATCTTTGGCGGAAATACAGACCTCCTTGCTGTGGGAGAGACCAGAAAGATTATTTATCTGATCTCTGCCTCCCATAAGCAGCCCCTTTGCCGTTCTCCAGCTCTCTCGCTGCAGATGTGATAACATCTGGGCTGTTATCACCCCGGGCAAGGGCTGAGTCCCTGGGGACTCGGGCACCTGAACTATGGTTCCCCGGGAGGCCCTTGATCTGCCTGCCACATAAGGGCCACATAGCAGGTTGGCTAATTGATTTATTCTTCTTACGTTTTGAtttcacaataataaaaaaaaaaaaagctggaccAGAGCTTGGGCCCCGTTCTTTTAAGTTggtttgaattaatattttaatcacGCTTTCCTATAAATTGGCTTGATTCTGTTCcctactgaagaaaaaaaaatatgtgtgtatatatatacacatctatacatctgtatgtatatctgtatctggggggcgggggagcggGTGGTCGGCAAACAAGCCAAAACGATGGAAGGGAAAATAAAGTTCTCTTCAACATCTTATTCCCTTTTCTCTGAAgctatttccttttcctggaGTTTCCAacataaagtgtgtgtgtgtgtgtgtgtgtgtgtgtgtgtgtgtacgctgAAGAGAGGTAAGGATCCCAGCTACACCCTGttaactatttttccttttgattacAAGAAGCCTCAGATCACCCGGAGCTCGTTTGAAATGTGGGTTTGTACACGGTTAAAGGAGACAAACAATAAGAGAAATGCACAACTTCATTTCAACAACCAGCCGTTCCCTAGTAGAAAGCACACGCTCCTTGTGGCTCCTAAGTGGCTGTCACTGTCGGTGCCTGACACACTTATAGtcgcaacaacaacaacaacaaagtatgCGGAGGAAATTAAATCATATGGAAATCAATAGCATTTGACTGCTTCAAACAAATGTCTGTCACCGCGATTATTCATTCTCCAGGAACCTATTTATAAACCATGAAAGAAACAGGTTCTTGCCGCAAAAGACAGCACCTTCTGCATTTCTGTGTTATTTATACTGCATACAGAAGAATGCGCGGGCATAATTTAACATACAAATGCCCAGCTGTATACATTATATAACAGCATGTTAGACGTCCCGGAGAGGAGGTGTGCCTAAGTAATGCGCATATATTCAGGGCTTGCGATCAGGGTGAgggtgtggaggagggagggaaaccaCCCAGGGGCTGGCGAGCATCTTGTCTTTCTTCCCCTAAAAGATGCCTACCCTCAGACAATAGCTGGCCCTTTTGATCTTTCCAGACCCGCGATGGGAAAGGTGAGAAGTGCAGTGCGCATGTCCGGGTAGCTACAGGTGCATCACCTGCGCTGTCCTTGCTGGTGGTCACTATAAGAGCGGCTCCCACGCGCGGGTCGCGGCCAGGagagcgcgcgcgcgcgcgcagaCGCACGGCGCCGCCGAGAGGAGAGCGCGCGTCAGATAGACGGAGACAGCTGATGCCTGTCAGCGTGGCGGGCTCGCGAGCTCTCGCGAGAGCTCCCCGGACCGGCCGCGAGAATTGGGGCTCAGGTGTAAGAGGAGTGCATCCCGTCGGCGCACGGGGCTAGAGCTCTCGGAGAAGTGGGATCGCGAGGCCGGTGCGCGGCGGTCTGCGCGGTCAAAGGAGCGCCgggcggcagcggcggcagcaGAAGCAGCAGCGGCCCCCGGCGCGTCCGCCGCCTCCGCGCCGCCAGCCGCCGCGGCTGCAGCCTCCGAAGGGAGGCCGGGGGAGCCGGCGAGCGCACTTTCCCGCGGACTTTCGGAGTGTTTGTGGATTTACATGCCAAGCCATCAAGATGATGTCCATGAACAGCAAGCAGCCTCACTTTGCCATGCATCCCACCCTCCCTGAGCACAAGTACCCGTCGCTGCACTCCAGCTCCGAGGCCATCCGGCGGGCCTGCCTGCCCACGCCGCCGGTAAGCGCCCCATGCCCGCGGACCCGGCCCGcgcgcccgccccctccccgtcTCCGAGACGCTGCATGTCGGGTGCTGATGTGTGTACAGGTCCCGGTGCGGGGATTTGCGGGCAGGGAGTTTTAGAAGAGTCCCGCTGCGAGGCAGGCTTTGTACAGTGGCGCTTAGTGTCGTGTTCCCGTCGCCTCTGCCTCCGTGTCGGGCGCCGGCGATCGGAGCGGGGAGCGCTGGGGCCATGAGTCTCGACTTCCCTCCACTCTTTCCTGTTAATTTCATGCCTTGGAAAGGCGGTCTCTGTGCGTGTTTGGGTGCGTGACACGGGTCCCCAGCTGCGAGTTACATCTGcacttctttctccctccttctccgtCTCCCACGCCCGTCCCCGGAATGTGTTCCTGTGTCCCCCTCTCCTCCGCATCTGCCCCTCTCCTCACACTCCCGTCCCTTCTCATCTGACCCCCTGTCTCGTCCCCAATGTGTCCCTATTCTGTCTTTCCCGGTCTCCACTATCCCCACCCTCGTCGTTATTATTTTGCTTGCTTTGTGTTTGCCTTTTGCTTGTCGTGCTTTCCGGCTTGTGTGTGTGGTTGttctgtgtttttgctttttttggttttgtggtttttttttttttttttggtttggtttgtgtCGCCTGCAGCTGCAGAGCAACCTCTTCGCCAGCCTAGACGAAACGCTGCTGGCGCGGGCCGAGGCGCTGGCGGCGGTGGACATCGCCGTGTCCCAGGGCAAGAGCCACCCGTTCAAGCCGGATGCCACGTACCACACGATGAACAGCGTGCCATGCACGTCCACGTCCACCGTGCCGCTGgcgcatcaccaccaccaccaccatcaccaccaggcGCTCGAACCCGGTGACCTGCTGGACCACATCTCGTCGCCCTCGCTCGCGCTCATGGCCGGCGCGGGCGGCGCGGgcgcggcgggcggcggcggcggcgcccacGACGGCCCGGGGGGCGGAGGCGGCccggggggcggcggcggcccAGGCGGTGGCGGccccgggggcggcggcggcccgggcggcggcggcccggggggcggcggcgggggcccGGGCGGCGGGCTGCTGGGCGGCTCGGCGCATCCGCATCCGCACATGCACGGCCTGGGCCACCTGTCGCacccggcggcggcggccgccaTGAACATGCCGTCGGGGCTGCCGCACCCAGGgctggtggcggcggcggcgcacCACggcgcggcagcggcggcggcggcggcggcggcggccgggcaGGTGGCGGCGGCGTCGGCGGCGGCGGCCGTGGTGGGCGCGGCGGGCCTGGCGTCCATCTGCGACTCGGACACGGACCCGCGCGAGCTCGAGGCGTTCGCCGAGCGCTTCAAGCAGCGGCGCATCAAGCTGGGTGTGACGCAGGCCGACGTGGGCTCGGCGCTGGCCAACCTCAAGATCCCGGGCGTGGGCTCGCTCAGCCAGAGCACCATCTGCAGGTTCGAGTCGCTCACGCTCTCGCACAACAACATGATCGCGCTCAAGCCCATCCTGCAGGCGTGGCTGGAGGAAGCCGAGGGCGCGCAGCGCGAGAAAATGAACAAGCCCGAGCTCTTCAACGGTGGCGAGAAGAAGCGCAAGCGGACTTCCATCGCCGCGCCCGAGAAGCGCTCGCTCGAGGCCTACTTCGCCGTACAGCCCCGGCCCTCGTCCGAGAAGATCGCCGCTATCGCCGAGAAACTGGACCTCAAAAAGAACGTGGTGCGGGTGTGGTTTTGCAACCAGAGACAGAAGCAGAAGCGGATGAAATTCTCCGCCACTTACTGAGGGGGATGGGAGGTACCGGGCGGGGCAGAGCGGGGAGCCGAAGGGGCATTTCAGGGGGCTTTCCCCGGGCCTGTTTCCCCCCGGATTTAGAGTGTCCGTTGTCCTGCTTGCATTTGGGGAGTCCCTCCTCGAGCGCTCGCCTCCacctcctctctgctctccctgcCCTTACCCTCCCCAGCCTAGAGGACTGGGGTGCCGGGTGTGGACACCGGAGAGAAGGGCGGGGGGAGAAGAGGGAGCATTTGTGAGAGTGGGGAGTCGGGGGAAGGAAAGCGGAGACTGGAGGAGGGGTTGTGAGGAGCAGGATGgctctgggggtgagggtggggggagacTCGGGAAGGGTAGGGAAATTGACTGTTTTTGACCAGAGACACTTATCAAAATCTCCTGGGGACCAAGGAGCTATGTACAAAAAAACCTACCAACCACCAAAAACTAGACAAATAAAGACAaacgaaaacaaaacagaacaaaagcaaagaaaaaaatgctttagaAATTTAACTCCGGAGTGTCGTGTTCTGCAGcttcattcccccctccccccccccaaggaagagaaaaaagggcaCCACGTTATTACTATCCAGCCCGACACACAGGAACTGAGTCAAAGACCGAACACCAGACGAACCGGAAGGTGAAATTCTGGGTAGCAAAGCTAGTTgttctgtttgtgtgtttaatttaATCTTTCCTCTAAGTCTCACCTACACCCCATCCAagtcctctttgatttattttctcttttccaatgAGACTCCGATGGCTGCTCTCCATTGCCAGAAAGTGAGTAGGGGCACAGCTGAAAGGGGCGGCGGGTGGCTACTTGTTTAGGTGAAGTCCAAGTTTTCCAGTGACTCAGCCTATGCTCCTGTGGCCTGATAGGTCAGATGGGGGTCTTTAGGGAGAGAGAGGCATAGTCTTTGGGCTGACTAAAAAGCAGAATTTAGAGGCTCCgaaatattttattctaggaAAATAGAACAATTTTAACCAGTTTTTTACTCTTTCCATTTTTGCTCTTATATCTAATATCTAGAAAACAGACCATTTCAAAATAAGCTTTCCCCCCCCCCAACTCATAGAACTTGCTtgccctttcatttatttttctgagtgGCTTAAACGATctacttttttcccccctgttgATTCAAATAGATTGATGGGGTGGCAGACAGTAGGAGAGATACGCTGTCCCATTTTCTCCACAGAACAGGACCCATCTTGCTCTTCTAggtcccctttcttctctcttggaGAACATGAAAT includes the following:
- the POU4F1 gene encoding POU domain, class 4, transcription factor 1, whose translation is MMSMNSKQPHFAMHPTLPEHKYPSLHSSSEAIRRACLPTPPLQSNLFASLDETLLARAEALAAVDIAVSQGKSHPFKPDATYHTMNSVPCTSTSTVPLAHHHHHHHHHQALEPGDLLDHISSPSLALMAGAGGAGAAGGGGGAHDGPGGGGGPGGGGGPGGGGPGGGGGPGGGGPGGGGGGPGGGLLGGSAHPHPHMHGLGHLSHPAAAAAMNMPSGLPHPGLVAAAAHHGAAAAAAAAAAAGQVAAASAAAAVVGAAGLASICDSDTDPRELEAFAERFKQRRIKLGVTQADVGSALANLKIPGVGSLSQSTICRFESLTLSHNNMIALKPILQAWLEEAEGAQREKMNKPELFNGGEKKRKRTSIAAPEKRSLEAYFAVQPRPSSEKIAAIAEKLDLKKNVVRVWFCNQRQKQKRMKFSATY